A stretch of DNA from Vibrio sp. ED004:
TTTTAATTTTTGTTTTCAATATTAGGAAGTTGGATTAGATTACGCTGACGTAAATCCTAATTATAAGAAGAGAATCGCCCGTGAAAATCCATAGAATAAACCCGACCAAACGTTGGTCTGATGTTACTGTATTTAATGGCATCGCAAGCTTTGTTGAAGTACCAGAGACGGACACATCGGCAGGAATTAAGAGTCAGGTTCAGCAAATTTTTGACCAAGCTGAAGAAATGATGAGTTTGGTCGACAGCGATAAATCTCGCGTACTGTCGGTGACTATTTACCTAACAGATTTCGCTAACTTCGATGCACTGAACGAAGTGTGGGACTCGTGGTTCCCTGAAGGCAGCGCACCAAGTCGTGCATGTGTAAAAGCTGAACTGGCAAACCCAGAACTGTTGGTTGAGATGTCGTTTATGGTTGCTGCGGGTGAAAAGTTTCAATAAGCCGAACTATCGGTAGAAATAAGCTTCGTTAATACAAGTAACGAACAGATAAAACAAAGCCACTCAGGTGAATCACTTGAGTGGCTTTTTCGTTTGCCCAGCGAAGCTGGCAAACCCGTTAGGTTGAAAGAAACCTGAATCACCCCGACTGAGGGGAAGATAATCCGAATCGCAAGGGCGTTGCTGGCTAACGGCAGGGTCTGAAGGAAGCGATAGGAAGTTAACAGTACACAACGCAAGTAAACCTGCTTCGGCAATATAGGTGGGTAAGCGTCCGAAATAGCGCGAAGCCCTATACTCAGTCAGACCTATGCTGTGCTTGAGGGTGGCATTGTTAACAGGAGCCAGTGCAGTAACTGGGAAGCCTGACACCACAGCCAAAAGTCTGGAAGCACAAACTCGAAGCGAAAGCTAAGAGCTGTGTTGGTGCGAGGTGGCAGATGAATCCGTAGTAGTGAGTAAGGCTAAGCCGAGAAGCCCAGTAATGGTGTGGAGGAGAAAACTTAGCTGACCATCAGCATCAAGTCTGATGGAGCACTGAAATGCCAAAAGCACTCAGTGCTGCGAAGGGAGGAAGTACACTTTAAGTCTGTGATGAACAGATGTTTTTTTCAGTGATACCCAAACCGAATCGCTATCGGGGTATTCCTAGTTTGGTTGATTGTGGAAGCAAGATACTGAGCTAAGAAACCGTATAGGGGAGTAACTCTGACACACTTCAGTAAATTGCCATTGAGCTAGAAGGCTGAATAGCAGAGAGAAATAACACCCACACTGGACATGAAACACTTGTCCCCACACAGCACACAACCCAAGGAGAGAAAGTGCGAGTTTATTACAGTTTATATGGTCATCTGCTCAACAAAGAGAGGCTGTATAAAGGGTTTAAAAAGGTAAAGAAAGCGAAAGGCGCGGCTGGAATAGATGAGCAGAGCCTGAGCGACTACGCCGAAAATCTGAGTGATAACCTCGATCAACTCCTCTCTGAACTCAAAACCAAGCAATACAAACCTCAGCCAGTCAAACGAGTAGAGATACCCAAAGAAGACGGAGGGGTACGATTGCTTGGGATCCCAACCGTTAGGGACAGAGTTGTCCAACAAGCACTCAATGATATCCTCACTCCCATCTTCGAAGAGCAATTTCACCCATCAAGTTTTGGGTATAGACCGAATCGAAGTTGTCACGATGCAATCAACAAATCCACGATGTTTATCCGCCGATACGGATTACAGCACGTCGTAGATATGGACTTGTCGAAGTGCTTTGACAAACTCGACCATGAGTTGATCCTCAAGAGCATCAGAAGGCGAGTCACAGATAGCAGCGTGTTAGAGCTGATAAAACAGTTTCTGAAAAGTGGCGTGATGATAGACGGTAGTTGGCAGGAGACAGAGCTAGGAAGTCCACAAGGTGGTGTTATCAGTCCTTTGATTGCCAATATCTACCTTGATGCGTTCGATCAGGAAATGCGAAAGCGTGACCATAGGCTCGTTCGTTATGCGGATGACATACTCATCTTCTGTCGTAGCAAGGCAGGAGCAGAGAATGCCCTTGCACAAGCGACGAAGATCCTAGAAGAGAGCTTAAACTCACAGTGAATCAGACGAAATCACATATAGCGCACAGCCGTGATGGCGTGAAGTTCTTAGGTGTAGAAATCGGGAGTCAATTTACCCGCATTCAAACTAAGAAACTGAAAGGGTTCAAAAGTAAGTTAAAGCGACTGACAAAGCGAGGTGCGGTAAGCCACTTGAGCAAGTCATAAAAGCTTTAAACCCAGTGTTAAGAGGGTTCAGTCAATACTTCAGGATCACCAATAACAGCAGAGAGTTCTCAAGGTTAGCAGGGTGGCTACGAAGAAGACTTCGTAGTATCCAGTTGAAACTTTGAAGAAGCCTCAACGGTTACACCGAAGGTTAAAACAGTTAGGGTATAAGCCGCCGTTCCAACATATCTCAATGACAAGTTGGGTCAGTGCAGCGAGTCCCCTATCAAGCTATGCGATGCCAAATCAATGGTTTAATGGTAACCGTTCACCAAGGCAACTTGACTTCTCATGACTGAGAGGAACGATACTACAGATTAAAAACGTTCGGGTACGGTTTCTTCTCAACAACAGAAGTGATGATTTCACTCAGAACTGACATTGCTGATAGACCGCGCTTTTTGCAGGTTTCGATAAGTGTATGAATACGGCTACGGAATTTATCGCCTGCATCTGAGGTCGTTCCGAAGCTGATTTTCCTTTGAATGACAAAACCTCTAATACATCGTTCAGCTTCATTATTGGTTAAGGGGATTGATGTTTTCTTGAGAAAAACCCACAAGCTCTCTATGTTTGAGCAGTAACTTGCATCGGCCCCGATACCGCTTGACCATGACATCTGTCCCTTTGCTCAACCAATGATCGAACGATTTTTGTAGCCTGTGCATTCGCCGCAAGTACAGTGAATAATCCAATTCACCTTGCTCATAACGATGCCGAGTATGGAAAATGGCGTTCGTTAACAAACAAAGATGTTTACCAATATAAGCAGTGTGGCCACCGCCACTATAATCCGCCATTTGCTGAAGGTTGCGCTTCACATGTGCCCAACATAACTGATGACGGTCTGCGGCTATCCAGTTATAGCTTGGACACTGGTCGCTCACCACAATGCCTGCATAGTCTTCATCAATGACCTTTTTCGCTGAGGAGGTCGAGCGCGAATAGAGTATTTGTTCATAGACAAGGTCATCACTTGCCACTAACCAACACCAACGCAGGCTCGTTTCATCATTTCGGTGATGAGAGGTTTCGTCAGCATGAATCAAAGGCGCTTTCTTTAACGCCTTTTTATCGCTTGATGCAATGGCGTTAACATTGAAGCGACTTTCGTTTGCGCTTCACTAATCGCGCCGACCGAAAAGGTTGTGCCAAGCTGTTCTTTGAGCAGTGATTGGATTTTCCGAACACTGAGGTGATATTGCCCCGCAAGAACCCCAATGTAACTTAATAAGTTCGGCCCTATAATCCCTTGAGATGCATCGTCAGGCTTTTGAGCCTTTACGGTTTTCTTTGCAGTGCCGACATTGACCTGAAAACAAACGGTATTCGGTGATATCGACAGTGGGTTTTGGAATATCGAAGACCTGATGGCGATAGTATGGCCCACCTTGTACCTCAATGTCAGATTGAGCGCAGCAAGGACAAGTTTCAGGGAAACAGTCAATAATGACATCCGTTTTCTTTAACGGTGAGAGCTTTCGTTGATGCCCTGTGTGGCCTTGTTTAGCTCCTCTCGAATTGCGACCACCAGAGCTTTCAACTTTTTCCGGTCATGGCGATCTTTAGGATTGTCTGATGAAGGAGATTTTGAAGAGTTTTTGGAGCTAGTGGTTAGCTTATCTTCATAATGTCGGAGCTGTTCCCACAGCTCATCAATAAGCACCTTAGCCTCATTCAAATCCGAGACTTCAGGTGGTGCTTCTTGGTATTTAGGTGCTTTTTTTCTAGTCATGAAACTATGATGGCTTCCTAGAAGGATCACTCAATACTAAAAGTGGGATCAAGTGCGTAATGTCACACTTTTTGTGTCAATAGGGTTTGGTGAACACTTACGTTTAATGACCAAGGATTGGTAAATCTTGGAACAATAAGGACAGGGCATGTGTTCAGCCAATATGCTGAATGGAAGTGTGCATGAGCCGTATACGAGGTCCGTACGTACGGTTCTGTGAGAGGGATGAGGCGGTAACGCCTCACCCTACTCGATGTTTTACACGCTAACCGAAACTAAATCGGGTTAGGTATTAAGCGATGCCTTGATCTCTTGCCATCTGCTTCGCGATCTTCGGTGCGTGCCATAAACACGGCAGCAAGATGAAGGATACAGGAACGGCTGTAATCACAATGAATGACTGTAGCGCAGATATGCCACCAGAGCCCATCGAGATAAGTGCAATAGCTACCGCACCCATGATGATACCCCAAAAGGTACGCACTGCTGCATTCGGCTCTGTTGTGCCAGTCATTACTACACTGATTGTGTAAGTCATTGAGTCACCTGTCGTCACGATGAATGTGGTCGTCAGGATAAGGAACAGAATCGCAATCAGAGTAGGGAACGGCAGTTGCGCAGTAATTGCTAGAAGAACTGCTGGAAGGTTGAACCCTTCGAACGCGCTAGAAATCACACCTGGGTTCTCTAGTTCAAACGCTAAACCACTACCACCGACGATGCTGAACCAGAAACACGTCACAAGTGGTGCAACGATGCTAATAGAAACGATCATTTGGCGAATGGTACGGCCACGTGAGATACGAGCAATAAAGATGGCCATCATCGGACCATAGCCTAAGAACCAGCCCCAGAAGAATACTGTCCAGCCACCTAGCCACGCCGTATCTTGGCGGTAAAGTGCCATTGGGATGAAGTTATCAACCATTTCGCCCATGCCTTGTAGATAACCGTCAACGATGAAGCTCGTTGGGCCTACTAGAAGGATGTAGCCGATTAGGCACACAGACAAGATGATGTTGTAACGGCTAACCAGTTGGATGCCCTTGTTCACGCCACTTAATGCAGACAATGTGTACATTGCGATTGCAAAAAGGATAACCACGCTTTGAGTTGCAAAGCTGTCTGAAATACCAAACAGTTCGCTCAATGCGTAGCTGATTTGTAGGCCAAGGAAACCGATAGGGCCGATAGTACCTGCGGCAACAGCAACAATGCTGCATGCGTCGACTACGTTACCCACCCAGCTGTTGATTGCCTTGTCGCCAAGTACAGGGTAAAGCAGAGTGCGAGGCTTAAGAGGAAGACCTTTGTCGTAATGCAGGTGCATTAACACGATAGAAGACAAGCCACCTAAGATTGCCCATGCAAGGAAACCCCAGTGCATGAAAGATTGTGATAGAGCGTTAAACGCCATCGCTTGAGGATCAGCGTTGCCATAAAGTGGCGGAGCTGAAACAAAGTGAGCAATAGGCTCTGCTGCTGCCCAGAACACACCGCCGCCAGCTAGCAGCGTACATAGGACGATAGACATCCATTTAAAGGTGGTCATTTCAGGAAGGGCAAGCGTTCCTAAACGAACGTGGCCTGTACGTCCTAGTGCAAGCACTAAGCCGATAATGAAGTTGAGTAGTAATAGGACTTGCCAGAAAGCACCGAACCACTTAGTTGAGTAACTAAAGCCGATGTTAACAAGTTCGGACAACACGGAGGTGTTGGTGAAAGCGAGGATGACAAAGAGGGTTAAAAAACTGCCACTAAGCCAAAAGACTGGGTTTCCGAGTTCCAGTTTTTCACCCAAAGATTGAGCTTTATTGAAATCGATAGAAGTAGATTCTGCGTTGATGTTTTCGTTGGCGACTTGCGTCAAGTTGGACATTATTTCTTCGCTATATTTGGCTCTTTCAAGCCTATGTATTTCTCCCACACTCGCATAGAAATGTGAGGCTCGTCAAAAAAGCCGCCGATACTAACACATTTGTTATCAAAAAGTGGGCGAATTCTAAAAAGAACATCAAATCGCCTATAAATCTCTACTTTTTGGTTAGATTTAATGCGAATTTTTTTCTCAAACCTGAGTTACATTTCCGATTTTTGAGACATTATTTTTTAGCTTTCCGAAATAAATTAATATTAGTTGTTGGTGCAAAATAAGTGTCGACTCATTGCATGCTATAAACAAATTAATGCGAGTCATTTTATAAATACTGAATATTTTAGGTGTTTAATTGGCGCTGTTACCTACAGTTGTTTTGCGAAGAGATTTAAGTGGTTAGGAAAATGCCATTTAGATTAAACATCTTGAAACAACAACTTAAGGGATAGCTAACATGCACCTAAACCAAGGAAGAGTGGCCAAGAAGGTTTTTACACTCAGTACTCTCACCGCGTCATGCTTAATGGCGTTCAACAGTTATGCGGCTGTTGATTGTTCAACGTTAGAAACGTGGGATTCTGCCACGGTTTACACCGGTGGTGATCAGGTTTCACATGACGGCAGCGCGTACTCAGCGAATTACTGGAATCAAAACAACAACCCGAACCAATTTGAAGGTGATTACGCACAGTGGAAAAAACTGGATGTGTGTAGCGGTAATGGAGGTGGTGGTACACCAAACGAAGCACCAACGGCTTCATTAACAACGCCTACAGCATCAGATGTGATTGTTGAAGGCGACAATGTCGTATTAAGCGCAACAGCACTGGACGCTGATGGTAGTGTTGCTTCCGTAGAATTCTTTGTTGATGGTTCTTCGGTCGCGGTTGTGACAGCGGCACCATTTGAAGCAACGTGGGCTGCAACGTCGGGTAACCATCAGGTTTCTGTTGTCGCGACAGACAACGAAGGTGCGGCAAGCCTTGCTAGTGAAGTTTCAGTGGTTGTTGATTCAGCTATGCCAGGAAATGAAGCACCGACAGTTTCGGTTGCGCTTTCAGCAGCTTCGGTCGATGTTGGTGGTGTAGTAACGCTTACCGCAACAGCAGCAGACAGCGATGGCACGGTTGATAAAGTAGATTTCTATGTGGCAGGCGCTCTTATTGGCACAGCTGCAACTAACCCTTACACGCTTGATTACACAACCACTCAAGCGGGTTCTTTAGCGGTTTACGCAAAAGAGACTGACAATCAAGGCGCAACGACAGATTCAGCGCTGGCTTCTTTGACGGTGAATGGAACACCAACGGTGAGCACATGTCGCCCTGATGGCTTGTATCAAACGCAAGGCATCGATGTCCCTTACTGTACGATTTACGATGATGAAGGCCGTGAGAAAATGGGTGCGGATCACCCACGTCGTGTAATTGGTTACTTCACAAGCTGGCGCGCCGGGGATGACCCACAAGCCGCTTACCTAGTAAATGACATCCCTTGGGAACAACTTACACACATTAACTACGCGTTCGTGAGCATCGGTTCAGACGGCAAAGTAAATGTGGGCGATGTAAACGATCCTAACAACGCAGCGGTAGGTAAAGAGTGGCCGGGCGTGGAAGTTGATCCTGCATTAGGTTTTAAAGGTCACTTTGGTGCACTCGCAACCGCGAAGAAAAAACACGGTGTTAAAACGTTAATCTCAATCGGTGGTTGGGCTGAAACAGGCGGTCACTTCGCGACTGACGGCAGCCGAGTGGCTGATGGTGGTTTCTACACCATGACGACAAATGCTGACGGTTCTATCAACCATCAAGGTATCGAAACATTCGCGACTTCAGCGGTTGAAATGCTTCGTAAATACCAGTTCGACGGCCTAGATATTGACTACGAATACCCAACCTCAATGGCGGGTGCTGGTAACCCATACGACAAAGACTTCATGGAACCACGTCGTCAGTATCTATGGGCATCTTACCAAGTGTTGATGAAAGTGCT
This window harbors:
- a CDS encoding RidA family protein, translating into MKIHRINPTKRWSDVTVFNGIASFVEVPETDTSAGIKSQVQQIFDQAEEMMSLVDSDKSRVLSVTIYLTDFANFDALNEVWDSWFPEGSAPSRACVKAELANPELLVEMSFMVAAGEKFQ
- a CDS encoding BCCT family transporter — protein: MSNLTQVANENINAESTSIDFNKAQSLGEKLELGNPVFWLSGSFLTLFVILAFTNTSVLSELVNIGFSYSTKWFGAFWQVLLLLNFIIGLVLALGRTGHVRLGTLALPEMTTFKWMSIVLCTLLAGGGVFWAAAEPIAHFVSAPPLYGNADPQAMAFNALSQSFMHWGFLAWAILGGLSSIVLMHLHYDKGLPLKPRTLLYPVLGDKAINSWVGNVVDACSIVAVAAGTIGPIGFLGLQISYALSELFGISDSFATQSVVILFAIAMYTLSALSGVNKGIQLVSRYNIILSVCLIGYILLVGPTSFIVDGYLQGMGEMVDNFIPMALYRQDTAWLGGWTVFFWGWFLGYGPMMAIFIARISRGRTIRQMIVSISIVAPLVTCFWFSIVGGSGLAFELENPGVISSAFEGFNLPAVLLAITAQLPFPTLIAILFLILTTTFIVTTGDSMTYTISVVMTGTTEPNAAVRTFWGIIMGAVAIALISMGSGGISALQSFIVITAVPVSFILLPCLWHAPKIAKQMARDQGIA